A region of Thiofilum sp. DNA encodes the following proteins:
- the lptG gene encoding LPS export ABC transporter permease LptG gives MTLLERYIWKVVALSILGTWVLLTLLAAFFAFLGELGDINPNTGYGTLQALVYVAYGIPKTLYEFFPTATLIGTLLGLGSLSTTHELTAMRAAGLSIGQIVGMTLKLGLILVAITIVLGEWITPRANLTAQTFKANQLQQNIAVNAKGVWIKHGAYRVSIKQVWSNTVLEGITIYAIDLKQGQLSYIETIAKANYQQGIWHFNAIRTQLFKPNSVEYLTTPERKVTDFISPDTLTIAAMRPQQLAAAELADFIAHQEANNLNSAPYELAYWTHFTSPLATLVMILLAAPLVFGSQRSVGAGQRVFIGILIGLGFYLLNRIAGNSSLVYGLPPLYAAVAPLLVFLLLGLLLLRRIR, from the coding sequence ATGACTCTACTAGAACGCTATATCTGGAAAGTGGTTGCGCTCAGTATTTTAGGCACTTGGGTGCTATTAACCTTACTAGCTGCCTTTTTCGCTTTTTTAGGGGAGCTAGGCGATATTAATCCCAATACCGGTTATGGAACCTTACAAGCCTTAGTGTACGTTGCCTATGGTATCCCTAAAACGCTATACGAGTTTTTCCCCACTGCCACGTTAATCGGCACACTCTTAGGCTTAGGTAGTCTTAGTACTACTCACGAACTGACTGCTATGCGTGCGGCTGGATTATCAATCGGTCAAATAGTAGGTATGACTTTAAAATTAGGTTTAATATTGGTCGCTATTACGATTGTATTGGGTGAATGGATTACACCTAGAGCTAATCTCACTGCACAAACCTTTAAAGCCAATCAATTACAGCAAAATATCGCGGTGAATGCTAAAGGAGTCTGGATTAAGCACGGTGCTTATAGGGTGAGCATTAAGCAGGTCTGGTCTAATACGGTTTTAGAGGGTATCACTATTTATGCGATTGATCTTAAGCAAGGGCAATTGAGTTATATTGAGACTATTGCTAAAGCCAACTATCAACAAGGTATTTGGCACTTCAACGCTATACGTACTCAACTATTTAAACCCAACTCAGTCGAGTATCTGACCACACCTGAGCGTAAAGTAACTGATTTTATTAGTCCCGATACTTTAACCATTGCAGCTATGCGCCCCCAACAATTGGCAGCCGCAGAATTAGCTGATTTCATTGCCCATCAAGAAGCTAATAATTTAAATAGTGCCCCTTACGAATTAGCCTATTGGACTCACTTTACTAGCCCACTAGCGACCTTAGTCATGATCCTGTTAGCCGCCCCCCTAGTCTTTGGTTCACAACGTAGTGTCGGTGCTGGGCAACGTGTTTTTATAGGCATTTTAATTGGTCTTGGGTTTTATTTACTGAATCGCATTGCGGGTAATAGTAGTTTAGTCTATGGGCTACCACCGCTTTATGCAGCGGTAGCCCCGTTATTAGTATTTTTACTCTTAGGTCTATTGCTTTTGCGCCGGATAAGGTGA
- a CDS encoding AbrB/MazE/SpoVT family DNA-binding domain-containing protein codes for MMAATVRLSSKGQIVIPKEVRDSLHWETGVELILVTTEYGVMLQTKTSQQPKLSAKSLRGFLQHTGEPVPTEALCKPVEYTNDRF; via the coding sequence ATGATGGCAGCTACCGTTAGATTATCTAGCAAAGGACAAATTGTTATACCTAAAGAGGTGCGTGACTCTTTGCATTGGGAGACTGGTGTCGAGTTGATACTGGTGACAACAGAATATGGCGTCATGCTCCAAACCAAAACCTCTCAACAACCAAAACTTTCAGCCAAGTCTTTGAGAGGATTTTTACAACATACAGGCGAGCCTGTACCCACTGAAGCCCTCTGCAAACCTGTTGAGTACACCAATGATCGCTTTTGA
- the lptF gene encoding LPS export ABC transporter permease LptF, giving the protein MIINRYLVQEIAQNFAATLLILTLIIVGNTFVQLLSAATAGELPLDLLSNLLWYGSLKNVIRLMPVALIIGMMLAFGRLTGDSELMAMRAAGMAPRHFYRAIYSLVIPLTLLLAALVLVASPMIETKNEDLRREIQQRPEAAGIPAGEFVTSGSNERNYTLLAESLTQNNTVMERFFVRLQDQDKETIIWARSAILFVDTVNKERFLEIRDGYRYENDPHRGLSVVRFSEHGIRIPLRSFASANTIQATPTLELLAIGGPAAQAELQWRLSIILSAPLMAFLAFPMSYTKPRQGRYGKVMWMILIYLVYANVLVSIRGLLERDALPAAIGMWWVHGSVLVLGLWLLKRFYGSPR; this is encoded by the coding sequence ATGATTATTAATCGCTATTTAGTCCAAGAAATTGCGCAAAACTTTGCCGCTACTTTACTCATTCTGACCCTAATTATTGTGGGCAATACGTTTGTGCAATTGCTCTCTGCTGCTACTGCGGGCGAGTTACCTTTAGATTTATTGAGTAACTTACTCTGGTATGGCTCACTGAAAAACGTGATTCGCCTTATGCCAGTGGCCTTAATTATCGGTATGATGTTGGCGTTTGGACGTTTGACGGGTGACTCAGAGCTGATGGCGATGCGAGCGGCGGGTATGGCTCCCCGCCACTTCTATCGAGCTATTTATAGTTTAGTCATTCCGCTAACGTTATTATTAGCCGCCTTGGTGTTAGTCGCCTCCCCCATGATCGAAACTAAAAACGAAGACTTACGTCGTGAAATCCAGCAACGCCCTGAAGCCGCCGGAATTCCAGCCGGTGAGTTTGTCACTTCGGGTAGTAATGAACGTAATTACACCTTATTAGCAGAATCTTTGACCCAAAATAATACAGTGATGGAGCGCTTTTTTGTGCGCTTACAAGATCAGGATAAGGAGACTATTATTTGGGCACGCTCAGCGATTTTATTTGTGGATACGGTCAATAAAGAACGTTTTTTGGAAATACGCGATGGCTATCGCTATGAAAATGATCCGCATAGAGGTTTATCAGTAGTACGGTTCAGTGAACATGGGATTCGTATTCCTTTACGCAGCTTTGCCTCAGCCAATACTATCCAAGCGACTCCCACGCTTGAATTACTCGCTATCGGTGGCCCTGCGGCTCAGGCGGAGCTGCAATGGCGCTTATCCATCATTTTGTCAGCGCCTTTAATGGCGTTTTTAGCCTTCCCTATGAGTTATACCAAACCACGTCAGGGACGCTATGGCAAAGTCATGTGGATGATTTTAATTTATCTGGTCTACGCCAATGTGTTGGTGAGTATTCGCGGTTTGTTAGAGCGTGATGCGCTACCCGCTGCAATCGGTATGTGGTGGGTACATGGATCAGTATTGGTATTAGGGCTGTGGCTCTTGAAACGTTTTTATGGGAGTCCACGCTAA
- a CDS encoding ankyrin repeat domain-containing protein — MNPQIGKFSKLNQRSLAYLVLSTTALFATTTQAANIDYERAVQANSESAWDYAPAQEPTEYADEVAEVARAPAAPAVVRINPAYNQRLMETIRRGDLAQVKWLLANGADPEYRNDPSGMTPMHLAAKSGWVQLAQLLHDAGGNFMQASPNGTTYLHIAAASNRLPMVKYLLSIGLDANARTHKGWTPLHHAARFGSYEVAEYLLNQGANPNVYNSDGFTAVGLAENLNHYEAANLLQSVTQVAIRTQPRAVQTRVARSSNKERRTLLSRLGF, encoded by the coding sequence ATGAACCCACAAATTGGTAAATTTTCTAAATTGAACCAGCGCTCGTTGGCTTATCTAGTGCTCTCAACCACCGCCTTGTTCGCAACCACCACTCAGGCGGCTAATATTGATTATGAGCGGGCAGTGCAAGCCAATAGTGAATCCGCTTGGGATTACGCTCCCGCTCAAGAGCCGACTGAGTATGCTGATGAAGTAGCTGAGGTAGCAAGAGCGCCCGCCGCTCCTGCGGTCGTGCGCATTAATCCAGCTTATAATCAGCGTCTTATGGAGACTATTCGGCGTGGTGATTTAGCTCAAGTGAAATGGCTATTGGCTAATGGGGCTGATCCAGAATATCGCAACGACCCCTCCGGCATGACACCTATGCACTTAGCGGCCAAGTCGGGTTGGGTGCAATTAGCTCAGTTATTACACGACGCAGGGGGGAATTTTATGCAAGCTAGCCCTAATGGGACGACCTATTTGCATATTGCAGCCGCTTCTAATCGCTTGCCCATGGTGAAGTACCTACTCAGTATCGGTCTGGATGCTAATGCTCGTACTCACAAAGGCTGGACACCTTTACATCATGCGGCACGCTTTGGTAGCTACGAGGTTGCGGAGTATCTGCTTAATCAAGGTGCAAACCCTAATGTCTATAATTCAGACGGTTTCACGGCGGTGGGATTAGCGGAAAACTTAAACCATTACGAAGCGGCTAATTTATTACAAAGTGTAACCCAAGTAGCTATCCGTACCCAACCTAGAGCGGTGCAGACACGGGTAGCACGCAGCAGTAATAAGGAACGGCGTACCTTACTAAGTCGCTTAGGTTTTTAA
- a CDS encoding cell division protein FtsZ has translation MNDDNLPLKNDFSHQLPKISVIGVGNAAGNAVDHMIDNGLNVSFLVANTDTQALSMSKAQIKIQLDDSLIKGLDLNDEASLKYKDTIIFHLSNSDIVFIIAGLGGCTGTWVAPIIAQYTQENRKKIVSGNSIEDDHNNLIIGVVTEPFDFEEKNKFIIAKKGLDEMRKHVDALIVIPNKKLFKTQNRATTFREMFLKSDEVIKNCIESISSLIVEDGLITVDFSDVKSVLSNCGQIVIGTGYGSGEDRAISSVLDAMSNPILDQLSFKKAKNFLVNVTGGDDLTLFEIDSILNRIKDEVNEDANIVFGAVYDEEKTGAIFVSVIATGIVD, from the coding sequence GTGAATGATGATAACTTACCATTAAAAAATGATTTTTCACACCAGTTACCGAAGATTTCTGTCATTGGTGTTGGTAATGCCGCTGGAAATGCTGTTGACCACATGATAGATAATGGTTTAAATGTTAGTTTTTTAGTGGCAAACACAGATACTCAAGCATTATCCATGAGCAAAGCTCAGATTAAAATACAACTTGATGATAGTTTAATCAAAGGGTTGGATCTAAACGATGAGGCATCTTTAAAGTATAAGGATACAATCATTTTCCATTTATCTAATAGCGATATAGTTTTTATTATAGCAGGATTAGGTGGTTGTACTGGAACTTGGGTAGCACCAATAATAGCGCAATATACTCAAGAAAACAGAAAAAAAATAGTAAGCGGAAATAGTATTGAGGATGATCACAATAATTTGATTATCGGTGTTGTGACAGAACCATTCGATTTTGAGGAAAAAAATAAATTCATAATTGCCAAAAAAGGATTAGACGAAATGCGGAAGCATGTCGATGCATTGATCGTCATTCCAAATAAAAAACTATTTAAAACACAAAATAGAGCAACAACTTTTAGAGAAATGTTTTTAAAGTCTGATGAGGTAATTAAAAACTGTATTGAATCTATTTCTAGTTTGATTGTTGAGGATGGCCTGATAACTGTTGATTTTTCTGATGTGAAGTCTGTATTGAGCAATTGTGGTCAGATTGTAATAGGCACAGGATATGGTTCAGGTGAGGATAGGGCTATTTCCTCTGTGCTAGATGCTATGTCTAATCCAATACTGGATCAACTATCTTTTAAAAAAGCAAAAAACTTTCTAGTTAATGTTACAGGTGGTGATGATTTAACGTTGTTCGAAATAGATTCAATTTTGAATAGAATAAAAGATGAGGTAAATGAAGATGCTAATATCGTTTTTGGCGCAGTATACGATGAGGAAAAAACAGGGGCTATATTTGTTTCTGTTATTGCCACTGGAATTGTAGATTGA
- the tuf gene encoding elongation factor Tu: MSSKPLINVISIGHVDHGKTTLTAAITNYCAKKGLAQAKSYDEINEAPEERERSITINIAHVSYATEQRLYDHVDCPGHADYVKNMIIGTTPMHEAILVVSAPDGPMPQTREQILLARQVGIPYIVVYLNKCDITDGDEESIMLFEEEIRELLNKYGYPGDTTPIIRGSALKALNDEDDADEYGVKSIQKLLDTLDAYIPEPTVNTNTSFLMPVEGVMSITGRGTVVTGKIETGKVRVGDEVDIVGLRETRKAVVTGTQMFHKDVPEALAGFNAGILLRGVSQDDIERGMVLAKVGSSKPYKKFKAVIYIAKREEGGRATPFTAGYKPQFFFRTTDVTGTLVKLYYASDASRTIEMAMPGDSINVEVELLAPVAMTVGLKFAIREGGKTIGSGAITEILE; encoded by the coding sequence ATGAGTTCTAAACCACTAATAAATGTCATTTCAATTGGGCATGTTGATCATGGTAAAACCACTCTTACCGCTGCCATAACTAACTACTGTGCTAAAAAAGGTCTGGCACAAGCAAAAAGCTATGATGAAATTAATGAAGCTCCAGAAGAAAGAGAGCGTAGTATTACAATAAATATCGCTCATGTTTCTTATGCAACAGAGCAACGGCTTTATGATCATGTTGATTGTCCGGGGCATGCCGATTACGTTAAAAATATGATTATAGGTACGACCCCAATGCATGAAGCTATTTTAGTGGTTTCAGCTCCTGATGGACCTATGCCTCAAACGCGTGAGCAAATTCTGCTTGCTCGGCAAGTGGGTATTCCCTATATCGTAGTTTATTTGAATAAGTGTGATATTACAGATGGGGATGAAGAATCAATAATGCTGTTTGAAGAAGAAATCAGAGAGCTATTGAATAAATATGGTTATCCCGGAGATACAACACCGATTATTCGTGGTTCCGCTTTAAAAGCATTAAATGATGAAGATGACGCAGATGAGTATGGTGTTAAATCTATTCAGAAGCTGCTTGACACTTTGGATGCTTATATTCCTGAGCCAACGGTTAATACTAATACTTCATTTTTGATGCCAGTAGAGGGTGTTATGTCAATTACGGGGCGAGGAACGGTGGTGACAGGAAAAATCGAGACTGGAAAAGTTAGAGTTGGGGATGAAGTGGATATAGTGGGTTTGAGAGAAACTAGAAAAGCCGTTGTAACCGGAACGCAAATGTTCCATAAGGATGTTCCTGAAGCTTTAGCTGGTTTCAATGCGGGTATTCTACTCAGGGGCGTTTCACAAGATGATATTGAAAGGGGTATGGTGCTTGCGAAAGTTGGAAGCAGTAAACCTTATAAAAAATTCAAAGCGGTTATTTATATTGCTAAAAGAGAAGAGGGCGGTAGAGCTACCCCTTTTACCGCTGGTTATAAACCGCAGTTTTTCTTTAGAACCACTGATGTCACGGGTACTTTAGTAAAATTGTATTATGCATCAGATGCAAGTCGTACTATTGAAATGGCAATGCCGGGTGATTCTATTAATGTGGAGGTAGAGTTGCTTGCACCTGTTGCTATGACAGTTGGATTAAAATTTGCCATAAGAGAAGGCGGAAAAACTATTGGCTCTGGAGCGATTACAGAGATTTTAGAATAA
- the gorA gene encoding glutathione-disulfide reductase, which translates to MSKHFDLIAIGAGSGGLSVVEKAALHGAKCAVIESGDVGGTCVNRGCVPKKVMWFGANLAHALHHAKDYGFDVKVDGFNWTKLVTKRENLIGGITDWYENSFLADNGIELITGAAQFVDARTLVVNGATYTADHIVIATGSRPIFPKDIEGAELGITSDGFFELEEQPKKVAVVGGGYIALELAGVLNALGSETHMLHQGFPVLIGFDTLMQTTLRKQMEVDGIIFNDTDKIASLEKVGATITIHYQDGSQLAGLDQVLWAIGRVPNTDTLGLEKAGVKTAPNGLIDVTEYHETNVTGIYAIGDIINMRGVQLTPVAIAAGRRLGERLFGGMKERKVDYSLIPTVMFTHPPIGTIGLSEAAAREKYGDAVKVYTTEFTPMYYSFTTQKVKTAMKLVVVGENEKIVGCHAIGLGVDEMMQGFAVAIRMGATKKDFDDTIAIHPVSAEELVTMK; encoded by the coding sequence ATGAGTAAGCATTTCGATTTAATTGCCATTGGTGCAGGTAGTGGTGGTTTATCTGTAGTAGAAAAAGCAGCGTTACATGGCGCTAAATGTGCAGTGATCGAATCAGGTGATGTCGGTGGTACTTGCGTGAATCGCGGGTGTGTACCGAAAAAAGTCATGTGGTTTGGAGCGAATCTTGCTCATGCCTTACACCATGCTAAAGATTATGGTTTTGACGTAAAAGTCGACGGCTTTAATTGGACTAAGCTAGTCACAAAACGTGAAAACCTGATTGGCGGTATTACCGATTGGTACGAAAATAGTTTCCTAGCTGATAATGGTATCGAATTAATTACTGGAGCAGCACAGTTTGTCGATGCTCGTACCTTAGTAGTGAATGGCGCAACCTATACCGCAGATCATATTGTGATTGCCACAGGTAGCCGTCCCATTTTCCCTAAAGATATTGAGGGGGCTGAGTTAGGTATAACCTCCGATGGCTTTTTTGAATTAGAAGAACAACCTAAAAAAGTGGCTGTCGTGGGCGGTGGCTATATTGCACTCGAATTGGCAGGGGTATTAAATGCCCTAGGTTCAGAAACCCATATGTTGCATCAAGGTTTTCCAGTATTAATTGGGTTTGATACCTTAATGCAAACGACTTTGCGTAAGCAAATGGAGGTGGACGGTATTATTTTCAATGATACTGACAAAATCGCTAGTCTTGAAAAAGTAGGCGCTACGATTACCATTCATTATCAGGATGGTTCTCAATTAGCAGGTTTAGATCAAGTCTTGTGGGCAATTGGACGTGTACCTAATACTGATACTTTAGGCTTAGAAAAAGCAGGCGTTAAAACAGCACCCAATGGTTTAATTGATGTCACGGAGTATCACGAAACGAATGTCACAGGTATTTATGCGATTGGCGACATTATTAATATGCGCGGCGTGCAATTGACCCCTGTGGCTATTGCGGCGGGACGGCGTTTAGGTGAGCGTTTATTTGGTGGCATGAAAGAGCGTAAAGTTGATTACAGTTTAATTCCTACTGTGATGTTTACTCATCCACCGATTGGTACGATTGGTTTATCGGAAGCCGCCGCGCGAGAAAAATATGGCGATGCGGTAAAGGTTTATACCACTGAATTTACGCCGATGTATTACTCCTTCACGACTCAAAAAGTAAAAACGGCTATGAAGCTGGTGGTCGTGGGTGAGAATGAAAAAATTGTTGGTTGTCATGCTATTGGTTTAGGCGTGGATGAAATGATGCAAGGGTTTGCGGTAGCGATTCGTATGGGTGCTACTAAGAAAGACTTTGATGATACGATTGCGATTCATCCGGTGAGTGCGGAAGAGTTAGTAACGATGAAATAA
- a CDS encoding glutathione peroxidase has protein sequence MFPNKEGQRVPNVTFHTRQNSEWVDVTTDQLFKGKTVVVFSLPGAFTPTCSSTHVPRYNQLADALKANGVDEIVCMSVNDTFVMNEWKDAQEADKITFIPDGNGEFTDGMGLLVDKDNLGFGKRSWRYSMLVKDGVVVKMFIEPEKEGDPFEVSDADTMLNYIAPNAKKPLDVTVFTRPGCPFCAKAKGMLKDKGIAFDELVLNRDYRNVTLRAVAGADMVPQVFINGQLIGGSDKLEAWLANNA, from the coding sequence ATGTTTCCTAATAAAGAAGGTCAACGTGTTCCTAATGTGACATTCCACACTCGCCAAAATTCTGAGTGGGTAGATGTGACCACTGATCAATTATTTAAAGGTAAAACCGTTGTAGTCTTCTCTTTACCCGGCGCATTTACACCGACTTGTTCCTCTACTCACGTACCACGTTACAACCAATTAGCCGATGCTCTGAAAGCCAATGGGGTCGATGAAATTGTTTGTATGTCAGTGAATGACACCTTCGTAATGAATGAGTGGAAGGATGCTCAAGAAGCCGACAAAATCACGTTCATTCCCGATGGTAATGGAGAGTTTACTGACGGTATGGGCTTATTAGTAGACAAAGATAACCTTGGTTTTGGTAAGCGTTCATGGCGCTATTCTATGTTGGTGAAAGATGGCGTTGTAGTGAAAATGTTCATCGAACCCGAAAAAGAAGGTGACCCCTTTGAAGTATCTGATGCCGATACTATGCTGAATTACATTGCACCTAATGCGAAAAAGCCTTTGGATGTTACTGTATTCACGCGCCCCGGCTGTCCTTTCTGTGCTAAAGCTAAGGGTATGCTGAAAGACAAAGGTATTGCGTTTGATGAGTTAGTATTAAACCGTGATTATCGCAATGTGACTCTGCGTGCGGTTGCAGGGGCTGATATGGTTCCGCAAGTATTCATCAATGGTCAGTTGATTGGTGGTTCGGATAAATTAGAAGCTTGGTTAGCGAATAACGCTTAA
- a CDS encoding carboxypeptidase-like regulatory domain-containing protein, with the protein MRLSFRVLAVLCSILYSHFAYAKPAPLPPPLKNLEITGQITQAGKPMSGAIVKAHFYNCDTKAQVSTLTNQSGYYKLIIPTYPRIVRTWRPFTKEELGGINPARLSRRVTFDVRPIPVFVSLYNSSNVLEVCAQALNGGMATPRQSRFSLQLKGLPQNPPKPANNDNSTTKQQQCQAQGGKWEMISRGVMGCKISYKDGGKSCTDAKQCISGTCLAKERDPKATTGACAADSASIINSCMGEIKNGRWADRPCP; encoded by the coding sequence ATGCGTTTAAGTTTTAGGGTGTTAGCTGTTTTATGCAGTATTTTATATAGTCATTTTGCTTACGCTAAGCCAGCTCCACTACCTCCTCCATTGAAAAATTTAGAAATTACAGGGCAAATTACTCAAGCGGGTAAACCTATGAGTGGTGCTATAGTAAAAGCGCATTTTTATAATTGTGATACTAAAGCTCAGGTCAGTACCCTTACGAATCAGTCAGGGTATTATAAATTAATCATTCCTACCTATCCTCGTATAGTGCGTACTTGGCGTCCTTTTACAAAAGAAGAGTTAGGTGGGATTAATCCAGCGCGACTTTCTAGGAGAGTTACGTTTGATGTACGTCCCATTCCTGTGTTTGTGAGCTTATATAATAGTTCTAATGTTTTAGAAGTATGTGCCCAAGCACTAAATGGCGGTATGGCTACTCCTCGCCAATCTCGTTTTAGTCTGCAATTAAAAGGCTTACCTCAAAACCCACCTAAGCCTGCTAATAATGATAATTCGACTACTAAACAGCAACAGTGCCAAGCCCAGGGCGGTAAATGGGAGATGATTAGTCGTGGGGTCATGGGGTGTAAAATTAGTTATAAAGATGGTGGTAAATCCTGTACGGATGCTAAGCAATGTATTAGTGGTACGTGTTTAGCGAAAGAGCGTGATCCCAAGGCAACTACAGGTGCTTGTGCTGCGGATAGCGCTAGTATAATCAATAGTTGTATGGGAGAAATTAAAAACGGTCGTTGGGCAGATCGTCCTTGTCCTTAA
- a CDS encoding type II toxin-antitoxin system VapC family toxin: MIAFDTNLLVRIAVNDDQRQADIAEQLINNNPVFISRTVLLETEWVLRSVYKVSRSNIAAFFERTLITENIFIESSTEVGQAIEWFKLGADFADALHLCICGESLLHTFDGEFCKAASKAGITPAFKVLK, encoded by the coding sequence ATGATCGCTTTTGATACCAACTTATTAGTAAGAATTGCGGTTAATGACGACCAGCGCCAAGCTGATATTGCAGAGCAACTAATTAATAATAATCCAGTTTTTATTTCTAGAACGGTCTTATTGGAAACAGAATGGGTACTTCGTTCAGTCTATAAAGTGTCTCGTAGCAATATAGCAGCATTTTTTGAGCGCACCTTAATTACTGAGAACATCTTCATAGAAAGTTCAACGGAAGTAGGGCAAGCAATTGAGTGGTTTAAGTTAGGGGCTGATTTTGCTGATGCTCTGCACTTGTGTATCTGTGGAGAGAGTTTACTCCATACCTTTGACGGTGAGTTTTGCAAAGCTGCCAGCAAAGCGGGAATTACACCAGCGTTCAAGGTATTAAAATAG
- the hemW gene encoding radical SAM family heme chaperone HemW produces the protein MQAIPLALYIHIPWCVRKCPYCDFNSHAAPQQLPEQRYIDALLHDLAQELPSIWGRRLESIFIGGGTPSLFSPEALDRLLSGIRALLPLRTSLEITLEANPGTFEQAKFKTYRELGINRLSIGIQSFNPKQLHVLGRIHNQEEALRAADIARLAGFDNFNLDLMFALPEQTLEQALADLTQAIALQPTHLSWYQLTLEPNTLFAKYPPPLPDDDLSADIQQAGQALLAAAGFKQYEVSAHAQAGRECRHNRNYWEFGDYIGIGAGAHGKISHYTEQGNLSITRYQKARQPDVYMQSTQTASARTQVNTLAPEHLGFEFMLNALRLKQGFRRSLFSERTGVNADLIQSIIAQGEQQGLIQTTPDWIEPTELGWQFLNNTIELFLPAGA, from the coding sequence ATGCAGGCTATTCCTTTAGCGCTTTATATTCATATTCCTTGGTGTGTACGTAAGTGCCCTTATTGCGACTTTAATTCGCATGCAGCACCGCAGCAGTTACCAGAACAACGGTATATTGATGCTTTACTTCATGATTTAGCGCAGGAATTACCCAGCATTTGGGGGCGGCGCTTAGAAAGTATTTTTATAGGTGGGGGAACCCCTAGCCTATTCTCACCCGAAGCACTTGATAGACTGCTGTCTGGGATTCGTGCTTTATTGCCTCTGCGCACTTCTTTGGAAATTACCCTAGAGGCCAATCCGGGAACCTTCGAGCAAGCTAAGTTTAAAACCTATCGTGAATTAGGCATCAACCGCCTATCGATTGGAATTCAAAGCTTTAATCCTAAACAGTTACATGTCTTGGGGCGTATTCATAATCAAGAAGAGGCACTTAGAGCAGCAGACATTGCTCGCCTAGCAGGCTTTGATAATTTTAATTTAGACCTAATGTTTGCTCTCCCTGAACAAACCCTAGAACAAGCTTTAGCTGATTTGACCCAAGCAATCGCTTTACAACCGACACATCTGTCGTGGTATCAACTCACACTTGAGCCTAATACACTGTTTGCTAAATACCCACCACCGCTACCTGATGACGACTTAAGCGCTGATATACAACAAGCGGGACAAGCATTGCTAGCAGCAGCGGGATTTAAACAATATGAAGTCTCAGCTCATGCACAAGCAGGACGAGAATGCCGACATAATCGTAATTATTGGGAATTTGGTGACTATATAGGCATTGGAGCAGGAGCGCATGGCAAGATTTCTCACTACACTGAGCAGGGCAACCTAAGCATTACCCGCTATCAAAAAGCTCGCCAACCCGATGTCTATATGCAAAGTACCCAAACCGCTTCCGCACGCACTCAAGTTAATACCTTAGCACCGGAGCATTTAGGTTTTGAGTTTATGCTCAATGCTCTACGCTTAAAACAGGGTTTTAGGCGCAGCCTTTTTAGTGAGCGCACGGGGGTGAATGCAGACCTAATTCAATCTATTATCGCTCAGGGTGAGCAACAAGGCTTAATCCAGACAACACCCGACTGGATTGAACCTACTGAATTAGGCTGGCAGTTTTTAAATAATACCATTGAATTATTTCTACCTGCTGGAGCTTAA